The following coding sequences are from one Humulus lupulus chromosome X, drHumLupu1.1, whole genome shotgun sequence window:
- the LOC133805044 gene encoding nucleobase-ascorbate transporter 3 has product MGETENHHHHHHQPPPPQVAAPPMAPSFPLGAARGPTWVPAEQLQQLHYCIHSNPSWPIAVILAFQHYIVMLGTIVLVTNSLVPRMGGDSGDKARVIQTLLFVAGINTLIQTMMGSRLPTVMSASFAFTLPVLSIINDVSGREFQSEQQRFRYTMRTIQGSLIVSSFISMILGFSRAWGNLTRLFSPIIIVPLVSVVGLGLFARGFPLLASCVEIGLPMLIFLVISQQYLKRIHSTAHQILERFALLFCIALVWAFAAILTVAGAYNNVKQQTKLSCRTDRSYLMTSAPWIRIPYPFQWGTPIFKASHVFGMMGAALVASAESTATLFAASRLSGATAPPAYVLSRSIGLQGVGMLIEGIFGAAVGNTASVENVGLLGLTHIGSRRVVQISTAFMFFFSIFGKFGAFFASIPLPIFAAIYCVLFGIVAASGISFIQFANCNSMRNIYVLGVTLFLGISIPQYFVMNTASDGHGPVKTDGGWFDDILNTIFSSPPTVAMIVGTLLDNTLEAKYAVDDRGIPWWRPFQSRKGDVRNEEFYNLPLRIHEYMPTRFL; this is encoded by the exons ATGGGCGAAACAgagaaccaccaccaccatcatcaCCAGCCGCCGccgccacaggtggctgctcctcCGATGGCGCCATCATTTCCTCTCGGAGCAGCAAGGGGTCCCACTTGGGTTCCGGCTGAGCAACTCCAACAGCTTCACTATTGCATCCACTCCAATCCCTCATGGC CTATAGCAGTTATTCTAGCTTTCCAACACTATATTGTGATGCTCGGGACTATAGTTCTGGTTACTAACTCACTTGTTCCTCGAATGGGTGGGGACAGT GGTGATAAAGCCCGAGTGATTCAAACGTTGCTGTTTGTGGCAGGAATTAACACACTTATTCAGACTATGATGGGGTCGAGGCTTCCTACTGTGATGAGTGCCTCGTTTGCTTTCACATTGCCTGTGTTATCAATCATCAATGACGTTTCTGGTAGGGAATTCCAAAGTGAGCAACAG AGATTTCGTTACACCATGAGAACTATCCAAGGATCCCTAATTGTTTCGTCCTTTATCAGCATGATACTGGGGTTTTCCAGGGCATGGGGCAATTTGACACG CTTATTTAGTCCCATTATAATCGTGCCACTGGTTTCTGTTGTGGGTCTTGGGCTCTTTGCAAGGGGATTCCCACTT CTTGCTAGCTGTGTAGAAATTGGCCTGCCTATGCTAATATTCCTGGTTATCTCCCAACAG TATTTGAAGCGCATCCATTCCACGGCTCATCAAATTCTTGAAAGGTTTGCTTTGCTTTTTTGCATTGCACTTGTCTGGGCTTTTGCTGCCATCCTCACCGTAGCTGGAGCTTACAACAATGTTAAGCAGCAGACTAAATTAAGTTGCCGCACAGACCGCTCTTATCTTATGACATCTGCTCCTTG GATCAGAATTCCATACCCCTTTCAGTGGGGTACACCCATATTTAAAGCAAGCCATGTCTTTGGGATGATGGGTGCAGCTCTTGTTGCATCTGCAGAG TCAACTGCAACACTTTTTGCAGCATCGCGGCTTTCAGGTGCTACAGCCCCTCCGGCATACGTTCTCAGCAGAAGTATTGGGCTGCAG GGTGTTGGCATGCTGATTGAAGGAATTTTCGGTGCTGCTGTTGGTAATACTGCATCTGT TGAAAATGTTGGCCTACTTGGACTGACACACATTGGTAGCAGAAGAGTTGTGCAAATATCAACTGCTTTCATGTTCTTCTTCTCCATATTTG GAAAATTTGGTGCCTTCTTTGCCTCTATTCCTTTACCAATATTTGCTGCTATATACTGTGTCTTGTTTGGCATTGTCG CTGCTTCTGGAATCTCATTCATACAGTTTGCAAACTGTAATTCAATGAGAAACATATACGTTTTAGGCGTTACCTTGTTCCTTGGGATATCAATTCCCCAATATTTTGTCATGAACACTGCTTCAGATGGTCATGGACCAGTAAAAACAGATGGTGGATGG TTTGATGACATATTGAACACAATCTTTTCCTCTCCACCAACGGTTGCCATGATCGTTGGGACGTTGCTTGATAACACACTCGAGGCTAAATATGCAGTTGATGACAGGGGAATCCCATGGTGGAGACCCTTCCAAAGCAGGAAGGGAGATGTTAGAAATGAGGAGTTTTACAACCTACCTCTCAGGATACATGAATATATGCCCACCAGATTTCTCTAA